AATTATCGGCTCGAACGGGAAACTAACAGGCTATGCAGGTGGCTTATGGAGAAAGGAATGGCTGCTTGAGCATGAAAGAACTTGTTTTAACTCAGTGAATGGCTAAGGTTAGCCATTCCTTTTTTGCAGTTTTATGGATGTGAAAGAAATTGTCGCAGAAATAGTATAAAGAAAAATGGAACAGCTCTAATTTCAATCGCGTTGACAAAAGTAGTGACAAACGATAAAATGACTGATAGTCAGTCATGAAGAGTTGTTTATATAGCTTGTAAGGAGGCTGTTACATGGATAATAAAAAGGAAAGGATTATACATGCTGCAATTGAGGTTTTTCAGGAGAAGGGAATTGAGAAAACGAAAGTATCTGATATTGTAAAAGGTGCTGGAATTGCGCAAGGGACGTTTTATTTGTACTTTTCCTCAAAGCTTTCGGTTATGCCCGCAATAGCTGAGGTTATGGTAGAAAAAATAATAGAAGAAATGAAGGGGCATATAAATGAAAAACGTCCATTTGATAAGCAGCTTGAACAGGTTGTTGATGTTGTATTTGATATTACGAAATCCTATCGTTCCATATTCGCCATGGTATATGCGGGAATAGCTTCCAGTGAGTATTTGCAGCAATGGGAAAAGATTTATCAACCATACTACGAATGGATGGGCGCCTTTTTTAAACAACCAAAGGCTAAAGAGGTTCTGAGAGAAGATCTATCTATTGAGCCAAGTGTAAAGCTAGTAATTGGTTTAATTGAATCTGCTGCAGAGCAAGTTTATTTATATGATCAGATAAGTAGGGAAGAAGCTGTTGAGAAGAAACAGGAAGTAATAGAGT
This region of Oceanobacillus sp. FSL K6-2867 genomic DNA includes:
- a CDS encoding TetR family transcriptional regulator: MDNKKERIIHAAIEVFQEKGIEKTKVSDIVKGAGIAQGTFYLYFSSKLSVMPAIAEVMVEKIIEEMKGHINEKRPFDKQLEQVVDVVFDITKSYRSIFAMVYAGIASSEYLQQWEKIYQPYYEWMGAFFKQPKAKEVLREDLSIEPSVKLVIGLIESAAEQVYLYDQISREEAVEKKQEVIEFMRHALYKKS